The Syntrophorhabdaceae bacterium sequence CCTCAGAATGTCCTTTTAAAATTCGGAACAGAAGAACAGAAAGAGAGATATCTACCCGGACTCATTGCAGGAACAAGTGGTGGCTGTTTTGCCATCACAGAGCCAAACTCTGGTTCTGATGTGGCAAGCATGAAGACAACGGCAGTTGAGGTCGATGACGGATATATCCTAAATGGCACAAAGACATGGATATCTGGTGTTCCCTATTGCGACTGCGGTATTGTGTATGCCATGACAGACAAGGCAGCAAAACATAAAGGTATGTCTGCCTTTATCGTTGATTTCAAGACCCCTGGCATAACCCAGAGGGCAATCCACACAAAGCTTGGTCTCTTCTGTGCCCCTACAGGCGAGATATTCTTCGAAGAAGTAAAGATACCGAAGAGTGCTCTTATTGGAAAGCCAGGTCAGGGTTTTGCCATCTGTATGACCATGCTCAACTTCACAAGATTAAGTTCAGCAGCAAGGGCAGTTGGTGTTGCCCAAAGTTGTATTGAAGAGGCATGCAAATATGCCAACGAAAGGGAACAGTTTGGTCAGCCAATAGGACAGTTCCAGATGGTTCAGGAGCAGATAGGAAGGATGTCTGTAGAGCACGAGGCAGCAAAGCTTCTCGTCTACAAGGCAGCATGGCAGAAGGACCAGGGAATGAACAATACCCTTGAGACCTCAATGGCAAAATACTATGCTGCAGAGTCAGCCAATTTCTGTGCGTCTGAAGCAGTGAAAATTTTCGGGTCTTATGGATTCTCCTCTGAGTATCCTGTGGAGAGATTCTTAAGGGATGCAAAGTCATATCAGATAGTGGAGGGCACATCCAATATCCAGAAGATGATTATTGCCCAGTTTGCCCTGGGTTACAGGAAATCATAAAAAATTTGAATTTTTAAGGAGGGAAAAATGGCTACAGAAGTTACAGTTCCAATGGTTGGGAAAATTATAAACGTCCTTGTGAAAGTTGGAGACAAGGTAAGCGAAGATGATCAGATCGCCACTCTTGAGGCAATGAAGATGGAAATGCCCATACCTTCTCCTGTCAGCGGCGTGGTAAAAGAAATCAAGGTTGCAGCTGGTCAAGAAGTTGAGGCTGATGCTATCATCGTTGTAATAGAATAAAAAAGAGGTGAAATCAAATGTTAGTAGCCGGCATAGATATTGGCTCTATAACCACAGAAGCCCTGTTATTCGATAAAGACAAGGGTATTGTAGGATACACCATACTGCAGACCGGGGCAGATTCAAAAAAGACTGCTGAAATGGCACTTGAAAAGGTTCTTGCCTTTCCATCAAAAAAGCCAGCAGATGTATCATACACCATTGCAACAGGTTGCGGTAGGAAAAGGGCTGATTTTGCGCAGCAGGCAATCACTGAGATTACCTGCATAGCAAAAGGCGTTAACTATCTTTTTCCTGAGGCAAGGACAATCATTGATATAGGAGGCCAGGACACAAAGGTTATAAAGGTGGATGAAAAAGGCAGGGTTGTTGAGTTTGAGATGAATGACAAATGTGCAGCAGGAACAGGACGATTCATAGAGGTAATGGCAAAGGCATTAAACGTGGATCTTGATAAGATAGGTGATATATCACTACAATACAAAAAAGAGCTAACCATTAGTAGTATCTGCACGGTATTCGCCGAATCAGAGGTGATCTCTCTTGTAAGCGAAGGAGAGGCGCTTGAGGATATACTTTACGGAATCCACAAGGCAATATCAGACAGGACCATGGGTCTTATAACGAGACTCGGTGGTGCCCAGCCTGATATAATAATGACAGGTGGTGTTGCAAAAAATATAGGTGTTGTGAAGGCACTGGAAAAGGCGCTTAATACCCAGATTAAGATCTATGTGGAGCCTCAAATAGTGGGTGCACTGGGTGCAGCCATGCTTGCCCTTGAAAAAACCCAATGACAAATATTAAAAAAATTAAAGAGCCGGTGGTCTCACCGGCTCTTTTTTTTCATCTTTTCAATTTTGTAATCCAAACTCAGGTTGTTTTGAGCTTTTTTCTTTCCCTTATCTGATTGAGTATTACCGGGATAATAAAAATAATGGATACGATATCTGTTATCAACCTCGGCTCAATAAGAAGGACCGCTGCAAAGAAAAGAAGGACCCTCTCCCATATTTTCATATATGCCAGCCACCAGCCTATGACAGAACTTGAAAGGAGAAAAACACCTACAAGGGCTGTAAACGTAACCCATATAATCTGTAGCACCGGGGCGTTCATAAGAAGTGCAGGGTTGAATACAAACATATATGGAATAATAAATGCAGCAAGCCCAATCCTGCATGCAGTAAGACCTGTCTTCATAGGATCGCTCTTTGCTATACCTGCACCTGCATAGGCAGCAAGGGCAACAGGTGGGGTAATGGCTGAAATGATGGCAAAATAGAATACAAAAAGATGGGCTGATAGAACATTCACGCCAAGGTTAGTTAGGGCAGGAACTGCAAGGATGGCGCATATAATATATGCTGCAGTAGTAGGCAAACCCATACCCAGTATAAGGGATGCAATCATGGTAAAAACAAGCGTTAGATAAAGGTTACCATGGGCAAGCTGTATTATTGCCCCAGAAAATTTAAGGCCAAGACCCGTAAGTGTCACAACCCCTACTACAATTCCTGCAGCTGCACAGGCAGCCACAACACTCAAAGCACCCTTTGCACCTGCCTCAAGGGCATTAGCAAGTCCTTTGAGGTTAAGCCTTGTTGATTTTCTTATAGAACTCAGGATAAGGGCTGCAATGATTGCCCAGAACGCAGAAAATGAGGGTGATCTCAGTTCAACGGCAAGAAAATAGACGAGGACAAGGGCAGATATGGCAAGATAGCCCTGACTTTTCAGGGTTCCCCAGAATTTGGGCACCTCTTCATCTGACAATCCACTTAGATTTGCCCTTCTCGCCTCCATATGCACTGCTGCAAAAAGACCTGTATAATAAAGGACACTTGGTATGATGGCAGCAACACATATCTTGAGATAGCTTTCCCCTGTCATCTCGGATATGACAAAGGCAGCAGCGCCCATGACAGGGGGCACCAGCTGCCCACCACTGGATGCCACAGCCTCAATTGCAGCAGCAAAGTTAGGGGCATATCCAGTTCTTTTCATAAGAGGAATAGTGTATGTCCCGGTGCCTACCACATTTGCCACGGCACTGCCTGATATGGTTCCGAAAAAACCGCTGGATATTACCGCCACCTTTGCAGGGCCACCTCTTTTTTTTCCTGCAATGGAGTTTGCAAAATTGATAAAGAAATCCCCGGTCTTGGTTGCCTCCAGGAATGCACCGAATATGACAAAAAGGATAACGAATGTGGCAGATACACCAATGGGAACCCCATAGATACCTTCAAGGGTAGTATACATATGGGTTGCAATCCTCTCTATACTATAACCCCTGTGGGCTATGGCATCTGGGAGATAAGGTCCAAAATAGGCATAGAGAAGAAATATACCCGAGACAACAACAAGGGCAAGGCCTATTACCCTTCTCGTCATCTCGAGGACAAGGAGGGTTGTTATTACACCGAAGACTATATCCCATGTAGTGGGCATACCTGCCCTGTCCACAAGGGCATCCATATTTATAATTATATAAAGACCGCAGATAATACTCAATACGGCAAGGCATATATCGATGATATTGAGCTTTTTACCCTTAAGATAAGGATATGAAAGGAATGTAATAAGAAACCCGAAACTCAGGTGGATGACCCTCTGAGACCATGGGTCAAGACTGCCCATACAACCTGTATAGAGGTGAAAAAGGGACATGCAAATAGCAAAAAAGGCAGCTATCTTTGCAATTATATTTGCCATGATATGATTACCCCTCCTTATGGATATATATTAAATGCACCACCCTGCTTTTAAAAGCAGGGTGGCATCTCACATAAACATGAATGAATTAAACTATCTAAATCACCTTTGCTATTTTACCACACCTATTTCTTTAAAGTATTTAAGTGCACCGGGATGAATAGGTATAGGGCTATATTTTGCCGATGTCTCTGCTGTGGTAAATTCTGCAATCTTATGGGTATTGGTGAGCATCTTTTTATTTTCAAAGATAGCCTTTGTAACCTTATATACAAGGTCATCAGGTGCATCCTTATGACATATTACAGAGTTCCAGACTGTAACTGAGGGGATATCTTCGGTCTGGCCCTTATAGGTATTTTTCTTCAATGTCCATTCGGTGTAGAACGGATATGCTTCTGATACCTTTTTTATCTCTTCTTTTGTAAATGGTATAAAGCGGATCTCATGGGTCGTTGAAAGGTCTATTATAGATGATGTAGGGGGAGCAACATCCCATATGCCCACTTCTATTATACCGTCTTTTAGCTGTGTGGCATTCTCAGCAAAGGAAAGCCTATAAACCTTCATATCAGAATACTTGACACCCAATAGCGGTAGAATAAGACCGGATTTATACTCTGTGCCGCTCCCTGGTGCACCTACAGATACCTTCTTGCCTTTAAGGTCAGAAATCTTATAGATGGGGAATTTCTTTAATGTAACAATATGGAATATATGGGGATACATCTGAATTACTGATCTTAGTGAATCTACCTTATTATTTTTGAACTTTCCTTCACCGGTATATGCCTGATATACTGCATCGTTCATGGCAAGACCGAACATGGCCTCTTTTTTTGCTATAAGGCGAATGTTTTCCACAGAAGCGCCTGTCACCTCGGCTGTGGCAAATACATTCGGCACCTTCTGATTAATTATTTCAGCCAGTGTCCCACCATAAGGATAATAGACCCCACCTGTTCCACCTGTGGCAATGGTTATCCTCTGTTTCTGCTGTGCTTCTACAGTGCCAGCTATGACAAAGACAATAGCAAAGACTGCCAAAACTAAAGCAAGCTTCTTCATCTCAATACCTCCTCCTTTTGTTTTTGTATACAGTGATACTAATATTATAAAAAGAACGATGTCAACAAATTTTTATAACAGAGACTATCTAATTTACCATGTCTTTAATTTTATTAGTAAAAATTCATAAAAATGCATCTGTTTTAGTTCTATCATCAATGTAATATTTATGGCATATGATACCTTCTCAATCTTTTTGTCATTAATATGTAAGGAAAATTCCCTGTCTTTTGTGTTTCTAAAGGTAATGGAAGCAAAAC is a genomic window containing:
- a CDS encoding acyl-CoA dehydrogenase family protein — its product is MDFKISDELESMRKMAYEFAIKNIKPTMEEDEKEHKFRPEIMKKMGDQGMFACLAPEKFGGLELPEGHMAATLMAIEVARVSPSWGLPFNLQMNGPQNVLLKFGTEEQKERYLPGLIAGTSGGCFAITEPNSGSDVASMKTTAVEVDDGYILNGTKTWISGVPYCDCGIVYAMTDKAAKHKGMSAFIVDFKTPGITQRAIHTKLGLFCAPTGEIFFEEVKIPKSALIGKPGQGFAICMTMLNFTRLSSAARAVGVAQSCIEEACKYANEREQFGQPIGQFQMVQEQIGRMSVEHEAAKLLVYKAAWQKDQGMNNTLETSMAKYYAAESANFCASEAVKIFGSYGFSSEYPVERFLRDAKSYQIVEGTSNIQKMIIAQFALGYRKS
- a CDS encoding acyl-CoA dehydratase activase — its product is MLVAGIDIGSITTEALLFDKDKGIVGYTILQTGADSKKTAEMALEKVLAFPSKKPADVSYTIATGCGRKRADFAQQAITEITCIAKGVNYLFPEARTIIDIGGQDTKVIKVDEKGRVVEFEMNDKCAAGTGRFIEVMAKALNVDLDKIGDISLQYKKELTISSICTVFAESEVISLVSEGEALEDILYGIHKAISDRTMGLITRLGGAQPDIIMTGGVAKNIGVVKALEKALNTQIKIYVEPQIVGALGAAMLALEKTQ
- a CDS encoding TRAP transporter permease, with protein sequence MANIIAKIAAFFAICMSLFHLYTGCMGSLDPWSQRVIHLSFGFLITFLSYPYLKGKKLNIIDICLAVLSIICGLYIIINMDALVDRAGMPTTWDIVFGVITTLLVLEMTRRVIGLALVVVSGIFLLYAYFGPYLPDAIAHRGYSIERIATHMYTTLEGIYGVPIGVSATFVILFVIFGAFLEATKTGDFFINFANSIAGKKRGGPAKVAVISSGFFGTISGSAVANVVGTGTYTIPLMKRTGYAPNFAAAIEAVASSGGQLVPPVMGAAAFVISEMTGESYLKICVAAIIPSVLYYTGLFAAVHMEARRANLSGLSDEEVPKFWGTLKSQGYLAISALVLVYFLAVELRSPSFSAFWAIIAALILSSIRKSTRLNLKGLANALEAGAKGALSVVAACAAAGIVVGVVTLTGLGLKFSGAIIQLAHGNLYLTLVFTMIASLILGMGLPTTAAYIICAILAVPALTNLGVNVLSAHLFVFYFAIISAITPPVALAAYAGAGIAKSDPMKTGLTACRIGLAAFIIPYMFVFNPALLMNAPVLQIIWVTFTALVGVFLLSSSVIGWWLAYMKIWERVLLFFAAVLLIEPRLITDIVSIIFIIPVILNQIRERKKLKTT
- a CDS encoding TAXI family TRAP transporter solute-binding subunit; translation: MKKLALVLAVFAIVFVIAGTVEAQQKQRITIATGGTGGVYYPYGGTLAEIINQKVPNVFATAEVTGASVENIRLIAKKEAMFGLAMNDAVYQAYTGEGKFKNNKVDSLRSVIQMYPHIFHIVTLKKFPIYKISDLKGKKVSVGAPGSGTEYKSGLILPLLGVKYSDMKVYRLSFAENATQLKDGIIEVGIWDVAPPTSSIIDLSTTHEIRFIPFTKEEIKKVSEAYPFYTEWTLKKNTYKGQTEDIPSVTVWNSVICHKDAPDDLVYKVTKAIFENKKMLTNTHKIAEFTTAETSAKYSPIPIHPGALKYFKEIGVVK